Part of the Arthrobacter globiformis genome is shown below.
AACTGACGCTAAACATCCAAGGCGCGCCGTCGTAGCTGATCAGGTTCTCCACAATGACCAGGTCATCGCGATGGGTAATTCGCCGAGTGTGGAACTTGAGCTTCGCCGGGTACTGCCGTCGCCACTCGCGGAAGTTCTCCACGCCTTCGAACCGTTCGCCAGACTGAGGGAACTCGAGCACAGCGTCGTCGTGGTAGATCTCATGGGTGATGTCCTGGTCCAGGCTTGCATACTCCCAGTGACGCCGCAGGGCCTGCAGGAGGTCCGTCTCATTGAGCATCGCCACCACCTCCTCACACCAGGACAAATGTAACCTCGGGCTCCTTGCATGACAATGGAGGGCCGGTCGAACTTCAGGCAACAGCGTTCCTCTGGGGTGGTCCGCGATCACAGACCGAGTCCATGGATTGGGCCACTGCTGGTTTCACGGTCGGATCCATCCATAATGGGCAGATCAGGATCTTGACGGTTGAGGGGAAAATGTGGTGGAACCAGTGTGCTTTATTGATCCGTTTGCAGCTGAGGACCCAGCTTCGGTGCCACCGCCGTCCAAG
Proteins encoded:
- a CDS encoding nuclear transport factor 2 family protein, translating into MLNETDLLQALRRHWEYASLDQDITHEIYHDDAVLEFPQSGERFEGVENFREWRRQYPAKLKFHTRRITHRDDLVIVENLISYDGAPWMFSVSLMEFRGDRVAHERIYIMDGWEAAEWRRPWRAERSADPAPPPP